The following are encoded in a window of Caldicellulosiruptor danielii genomic DNA:
- a CDS encoding GGDEF domain-containing phosphodiesterase, translating into MDVKNKDLKCKANNYAAKISIIYAVASAVWILVSDMLTTILFAKKGLFAVFSVIKGWLFVFVTASLLYFLIRKKIYSLYLSENKLQNAIEELQKTIEELSKTQEELVVQYKKLAKNQERIKELAYFDQLTNLPNRNHFMLMLEKAIKEAHFKGQQLALIYIDIDNFGKINNTLGHATGDVVLKEIAQRLKEAVGNNGFVARLTGDEFGIIIYNFHDFTVLNYFIYKIFNSFSMSWKIMEYDFYITPSIGVAIYPSDGKDSVSLLNNADKALKLAKEKGKNTFCFYNMEIDNILQQRLEFESDLRKAIERDQFVLYYQPIVNLEKMQLCGAEALIRWIHPQKGIIPPMYFIPVAEQTGLISQIGQWVLTKVIADLKSIREVTNHNFYISFNASLREFSNANFVDNVLNTIEALKGDPTSLGIEITESVAMADPQNTIKTLNTFKEKGIKVFLDDFGTGYFSLNYLKQLPIDVVKIDKSFIANMSADTKEQKIAKSLIDLSHILDLKVVAEGIENSQQAEILKSFECDFGQGYLFGKPLPKDQFIESAKRF; encoded by the coding sequence ATGGATGTAAAAAACAAAGATTTAAAATGTAAAGCCAACAATTATGCAGCTAAAATCTCAATAATATATGCAGTTGCGAGCGCAGTTTGGATTTTGGTCTCTGATATGCTAACAACAATTCTCTTTGCAAAGAAAGGGCTTTTTGCAGTTTTTTCGGTAATTAAAGGCTGGCTCTTTGTGTTTGTAACTGCAAGTCTTTTATATTTTCTGATTAGAAAAAAAATCTATTCACTTTACCTTTCTGAAAATAAGCTCCAAAATGCTATCGAGGAACTTCAAAAGACAATTGAAGAGCTTTCCAAAACTCAGGAAGAGCTTGTTGTCCAGTACAAAAAACTTGCAAAAAACCAGGAAAGGATAAAAGAACTTGCTTACTTTGACCAGCTGACTAATTTACCAAATAGAAATCATTTTATGCTGATGCTTGAAAAGGCTATTAAAGAAGCACATTTCAAAGGTCAGCAACTTGCTCTGATATATATAGATATTGATAATTTCGGTAAAATTAATAATACTCTTGGTCATGCGACTGGTGATGTTGTTTTAAAAGAAATTGCGCAAAGGCTTAAAGAAGCGGTGGGTAATAACGGGTTTGTTGCAAGACTAACAGGAGATGAGTTTGGAATAATAATTTATAACTTTCATGATTTTACCGTCTTGAATTACTTCATCTATAAAATTTTTAATTCATTTTCAATGTCATGGAAGATAATGGAATATGACTTTTACATTACACCAAGTATAGGAGTTGCCATATATCCTTCAGATGGGAAGGACAGTGTATCACTTCTAAATAATGCCGATAAGGCTTTGAAACTTGCCAAGGAAAAGGGCAAAAATACTTTTTGTTTCTATAACATGGAAATTGACAATATACTACAACAGAGGCTTGAATTTGAATCAGACTTGAGAAAGGCTATTGAAAGAGACCAGTTCGTTTTGTATTATCAGCCAATTGTGAACCTTGAAAAAATGCAGCTGTGCGGAGCAGAAGCACTCATTCGCTGGATACATCCACAAAAAGGCATAATACCACCCATGTATTTCATCCCAGTTGCTGAGCAGACAGGCCTTATTTCGCAAATTGGTCAATGGGTATTAACAAAAGTTATTGCAGATTTGAAGAGCATCAGAGAAGTAACAAACCACAACTTTTATATTTCTTTCAATGCATCTCTGAGAGAGTTTTCAAACGCAAATTTTGTTGACAACGTACTTAATACAATTGAAGCCTTAAAAGGTGACCCAACTTCTTTGGGAATAGAGATTACCGAATCGGTTGCAATGGCAGACCCTCAAAATACCATAAAGACGCTCAATACTTTCAAAGAAAAAGGTATTAAAGTTTTTCTTGACGATTTTGGAACAGGCTACTTTTCTTTGAATTATCTAAAACAGCTTCCCATTGACGTTGTTAAAATTGACAAAAGTTTTATTGCAAATATGAGTGCTGATACAAAGGAACAAAAAATAGCAAAAAGTTTGATTGACCTCTCGCACATCTTAGACTTAAAAGTTGTGGCAGAGGGGATTGAGAACAGTCAGCAGGCTGAGATACTAAAATCCTTTGAGTGTGATTTTGGACAGGGGTATTTGTTCGGC